A single genomic interval of Lathyrus oleraceus cultivar Zhongwan6 chromosome 7, CAAS_Psat_ZW6_1.0, whole genome shotgun sequence harbors:
- the LOC127102155 gene encoding uncharacterized protein LOC127102155, with the protein MSSISGNMKGFYKQKKNPITAHKSSKSKKPPIHAATFGSNLAQPPALTSRNGNPDLQDEYSESESVLRQFDMNTVYGPCIGMTRLARWERAVNLGLNPPQEIERLLKSGKVQQESLWDTRI; encoded by the exons aTGTCATCAATATCCGGCAACATGAAAGGTTTCTACAAGCAGAAGAAAAACCCCATCACCGCCCACAAATCATCCAAGTCCAAAAAACCTCCCATCCACGCCGCCACTTTCGGTTCCAATCTCGCCCAACCACCAGCACTCACATCCCGCAACGGCAACCCAGATCTCCAAG ATGAATACAGCGAGAGTGAGTCGGTGTTGCGCCAATTTGACATGAACACGGTTTACGGGCCTTGTATTGGGATGACGAGGCTAGCACGCTGGGAACGTGCGGTGAATCTTGGTTTGAACCCTCCGCAGGAAATTGAGAGACTTTTAAAAAGTGGAAAAGTTCAGCAGGAATCCTTGTGGGATACTCGCATTTAG